Within Wyeomyia smithii strain HCP4-BCI-WySm-NY-G18 chromosome 2, ASM2978416v1, whole genome shotgun sequence, the genomic segment GTTCTGATGTAGCTCGAGTCTTCCAACGCAAAAGTTTCCGTttccctgatttttttttattttcaaacatttttttatgaaataacatcagatctcgatatttcatgcatttctaagagatttactataaaaaaaatccgattccgaaaacttcaagaactactcttgtgcattttgaggttggtcaaaaatgtaagactttcaagactgtaagtgaaacctcATCAGAAGTCCGAAGACAAAAATATTGAGCCCTaacgtttgcattgaaaaatgccgatttttttgacaaaactacccatgcagcatcaatcatagtaatccatgagtctgcagaaaaaaaatgactcaaactctaaccgtaatggtgaaaacagtgaagctactccgttgagaagtgtgcgcgatcaaagaactcgccgcgtcgaaaacggacatcgtatggaaaaaagacACCGGTTATATTTattccggtatctacaacatcttggcactgttggactacaatcagagcatcaaaagaaagaccggttccgTACGGCCGACGCTCGTGAGCGACAAGAaactccaaagaatgctgaagaggaagaccgaaggAAAAGTGGCGTTCACTtgatcgggaggtcggtgcaatcggccaaacagtggaaaagtacttggcgaacatggacatcagaaagtggcagtcccgtccataggtctcggagctgcaggcaatgacgcagtgtcagcggctgaataagatggtcgagtcgatttctCCGGCAAACCGCGACGTGATGGTAGTAGTGgacgccgagacctatctcacccaggatggcaacgactggcagcgagaagctccgtactggtCGTGATCGGGGAAGTTtaaagtacgaagtgcctgccggaagttgcgtcgtacaTTAAAAAATAGTATAGGGGCAAATACGCGgtgctctggccggatctggcgtcggcccactaacACAGAACAGacatgcaacttcgaacgaaattctgctgcaaatcctagcccacgctttcgcattcatttcttgctgttccatcctacattgatttcacAGTGCATCGTTCAAACAGtcaaacagttcgctccaatagtttgaacatgcataaaaatctatttttttttgcttcaatgaccggacaaaaaggtgatcttaaatctatcaaaatcaagttaagacagaaCAGCATTCAAGCAGAAATCTAGTAACAATTGACAATCAACATTGATAGAAAAAATTTAGGTACAAATCATTCAACCATTAAAACATTGCTTAACTAATTTTCTTGAATCGTACGCCGCGCGACTGTTGAAACCGTTTTAACCAATTAGTAGAATTACTTTAATATTTTAGTTAGAGTTggcacagtaccacccgcatacatgcaaggtttttttgtaCATCTTTTTTAATGAATGTCATTGTGGCTTGAGTTGAAAACcaaatatcttgactaacgacaagaAGTTTTCTTCTCGTACCGTTTATTATACCTAATATTGCGAGTAATACATATTAGACGCGCTGTACACAGTACTGCTTGCGACATTAAGTACAATGTAAAAAcacgattgtcgttagtcaagatattcggtTCTCAACTCGGgccacaatgaaattcattgaaaaaaatatgtacaaaaaaacTTCgtacgtatgcgggtggtactgtgcGATTAGCATGAAAAGGCactctcgctataccagtactgAAGAGAACAAAGAATTCTCTCGACGAAAGAGCGGCGAGAGTtcacgcagttttttttttgctttttgattTTGTATGAGGAAAACAGAAATCGAAACACTTCTTCACCACGAGCAGGTATGAATGgtacccaagcagcaaaatttgtttcgataatgaactttgtgcattacagcaacaaattcttatgcgaaattaagtttcagatacatctcagtttcatatacaatgacaaaaaagcgcagaaggtggagccaattgcaacattttcgttgtttcaacacaagtttcaagaatgaaaccgcaatgtgtatgaacttatgcatggaatttgataacaacatggtaaatgctgcattgcaagttcatggctcagttttaaatattgcttcccttatcatgccaatgcaatagtcattaccagtttttaattttgcttcttcaattcatcagtacctcagcgtgataatgaaatttgaagcaatttatcatatttcgtttagagacccacactttttggacgacttctagtccaagcacccaaaagttacaacgcagtaaataacctcatctcaaaaacaaatataaggcgaacgatcgagcaaaagttgctgttacatggcttcagaacatgacagcaacttttagaagtattttgtgtgtttgttttttgtatctcgcaagcatcacgttggcaacctatatgctccacccactagatctattcagtgaaggttaggttttcaaatgccgtttatacgtttcaacaacaaatctaacctcgcgaattacgttgttggtgtgaagatttttgaagcagcgatgcaactttagttgttgcttgtttctttacaatttcatcgtagtaacaaaaaatgtttcttaaaacctcggaatttcattagtgaaacaaatgatcacaatttatttttttattatgtttcaattgttgcttgggtatGAGTGTAGTAAAGTTTtaagtgtaaaatgcgttctctccaccgctagatgtcgatactcaaaataaagagattttgcctCGTGTTTGGGCTCtctagttgaacagatgtgccaCTAATCAATGCAAACGTTGGAGGGGTGAAGCGGcgatgcggtacccaggtcggccaacccacccaacgtttcccagctgcgtcccattcAGAGTTCTAAGcaaaccagaagcgtaagactaactccaacaattttgacgcgaaaattgaggaggaatcgataaacaaaacgaaaaaagaattcaaaaacatgcctacacgtatgatttcgtccaccatggcgaatgttccggtaaattcccggaaagccactcgcaagggcgtcGAATTGCTTTTGCAAGTGTGCctatataattaccttccatgggaaattcattaaaatcaattatctgtctaggttttttgacgtaggactacgtctttcttttctatactagattacactgtgaaaatgaaaatgaaactggcaaatgttgcgtcagatttcaaacggttatagcaagcgaacgacttaatgcatcttagtcatttatatttcggtggatagataaaatgtgtaacaattttttgatattatgttcaacattgttgctttactgcttaatggtggaaaaaggtaaaaagttccaaggtcaagctttcccatacatttcccttgttcttggcttgcttcccaagcacagataacaataacatggacgaaataaattccactgcctacatattttgattcaacaaagtgttttggtttgtttgtctttgtctaagctgcgtggccacgccttaatggtaaaaatcgacgctgaactcgatacaaaagattgtgtgtggaaaattcagcttcagtttagtttgttccacaatagcgagtgcggtgcagctgttaaagctttgcgacattgagaaacgagagctgcatacgagtcaacttccaggcaccgcggagcatgttacctatattctgcacacggcagcaacagttaccatcgtacgctgcaggatattttgctggcacagctgctggagggcacagcggagagcaaattttatacgcggccaacaaaataatcgatgctaccggtggtggtgtgataatcagcattctgtagcatacatttcgagctgaagattatcgaatcggttctttttagaactataaatgcttgaagataagagttacgagaattttcacaactactcctagtgtgaaatgtccatctatttctcaataatcagttttacaataacgaccagggcgcaccaaagataaacggtagtattgcctatgaatagtttatcacaacaagacataaccctcatttgaagaattttcactgctaaactgagtgattttccggtttaattgtatgtttgtgcccactcgaacaccgttatcagtcaaacataagaaacgaaaattagttaatctaagaaccagagtgattttcgcagcgggaaagcaaaaactttcttttgatgcttatgaaaatcactcagtagtattgaagatgtattggtttgtttctctttctttctataagctacgtggccacgccttaatggtaaaaatcgacgcttaactcgatacaaaagattgtgtgtggaaaattcagcttcagtttagtttgttccacaatagcgagtgcagtgcagctgttaaaggtacgcgacattaagaaacgagagctgcatacgagtcaacttccaggcaccgcggaacatgttacctgtattctgcacacggcagcaacaataaccatcgtacgatgcaggatattttgctggcacagctgctggagggcacagcggagagcaaattttatacgcggccaacaaaataatcgatgctaccggtggtggtgtgatcatcagcattctgtagctacatttcgagctgaagattatgaaatcggttcttttcagaactttaagatgatgaagataagagttatgagaattttcacaactactactagtgtgaaatttttatctatttctaaataatcatttttacaataacgaccaggacgcaccaaatataaacggtagtgttacctattaatagtttatcacaacaagatataaccctcatttcaagaatttgcactgctaaattgagtgattttccggtttaattgtttgtttgtgttcactcgaacaccgttatcagtcaaatgttagaaacgaaaattagttaatctaagaaccagagtgatttgcgcatcggaaaagcaaaacctttcttttgatgcttatgaaaatcactcagtagtatcgaagtggttttggtttgttcctctttctcgaagctacgtagccacgccttaattgcaaaaatctgctctgaactcgatacaaaagactgcgtgtagaaaattcagcttcagtttagtttgttacacataagcgagagcagtgcagctgttaaaggtacgcgacattgagaaacgagagctgcatacgagtcaactcaaaatattcatggtgcgattatcagcgttctgtagcacgaatttttaactgaatattatggaatcggttcttttcagaactatagatgcttgaagataagagatatgagaattttcgcaactactactagtgtaaaattttcatgtattcatgcatcgttagttttaaaataacgactatcaaaaataaacgatagtgttacctatgaacagttaagcgcagcatatgataatatttagtttagcatatattaaatatttagtcctacgtcaccattccatacaacccctagggctgtataccttgtagtatttctatCACCATccaaaaaaagtccatttttttaatgcaaacattactactgaacgaaattcgaaaatctaatttctctgcaacattccattggcaccccattgttgatgcactgtagatttttcttgaaattatgttcaggtatcagTAGGTCGCACTACCCCCTAGAATTGACTAGAATttgcaaaagtatcgatactcaagTTTTTTCCCAGGCAGTATCGATACCGGGTTGATATCGAGGGCGGAGCATCTTGATCTTTAggcaatcagagatgccaggtgtTTTTGGAAAATGTACGCAACGACTCGAAAAACCGACAAAATCTGCTTGAAGTCCGAAAAAAATTTGCCTGTGGTTTAAAAAAATTGCGTTCGCGCAAATAAAAGTCCGCAAAAGTTTACACAgatgttgagaaagtctgcgcaagTATGATGAGACTCTGACGAAAATCTGCAGAATCTatggaaaaaaatgtaattatcTTCGATTCAATAAAAGTCTGAACatcgactctaaaaatctgcgttttgaagacaaatctgCAAAATCGTATCCCTGCGGTCAATAGACTTAATTGTACAACGATTGACAACGATGGGACAGAATTATATATCACACACAAATCAGTGCAATAGCATAAGCGCGTCTGCGGCTTAATTTAAATTTTGGTACGAAAAATCTGGccttattttttatatgaaaactCGGCGCTTCCGACTTTGCTCTGCACAGACAGTTTTATCAAATGCGGGAGaatttttctcgcaagaggcatGAAAACCGCCTTAGAAATGCGCGGGTATATTCAATCCTGTTGGTGTCTTTTACAAAAAGAGCGCAAAtcaaatttctgcactgtttGTAGAAGACATTACCGCGATGGGTCGTATCCGCGCAATTCTACAAGGATGTTCCGTTAGACAATTTGTAGCAATCAATCAATATTTTCCGATTTTAGAGTTTCCCTTTAGTATCGAAAAAACATTAGGGCGAAAGTATCGATCCAACTTAATATCAAAGTTgcttgcatcgataaaaaaCAGCGCTGTTCAGGCCTCAAGGTATCGATACCAAAAGTATCGAAACTATATCGGCCAATGGttctaccccccccccctccacgGCTAtgcctttgtcacccatgaaccttccctattccttactacccactcgggaaaataaggtgacgccggccctggtgAAGGGTGATCGATATGAGTCTTAGGGGAAACTACCTCCCCAATAACTGGCCAAAACATCATGCCggagacatcggagattgcgggttcgagtctcgcctggacgagggaaatttttttataagTCTAAATCACACCCTCATCCCTTGCTCGCTTTCCGCATCCTCGAAcaaattacatacattgcctactttacaaCTTAAACTGTACATTAATGTTACTTTGGGCTTACAACAGCGGACATCGTTAGTTAggcttcattttatttttaatcgaACAACACGAAGAATGAATCTAGTTAATTCTCATTCGTGCAACTGTAACCTATTTTTCATATTGGCATCGGCCATAAGTAAGCTATTTCTGTAGACACTATTTCACGCAAATCTTAGCGATGTACATGGGCGTATCCGATGAAGAGCATGGTAGGAGGCGAcggacctcttcgggtttctaCATTTGTGCAGAATTTAAGAGAATCATTTAATGAACGATATTTCATTCTACCAAAAATCTAGTTAGAAGttacttatttttttaaatatcaatCAGGTACTCACTAGCGTTTCGAATTGTTACATAGGAGAGGGGGTAAAGATAAGGTCagtgtaacaaaaataaaaaatcctgTCTGGGTAGGCCATACTTATACTCCAAAATCGAGCAACACAAGCACTCAATTAGCGAAGAAAGAAATAATGGATGGCGCAGTAAAGAATTACGAGAGTATAAGATCATATACAAAATGGTGCATAGTTATCGTCAGACTTTATTTCTGATTAAATTCGCTATtgctaatttttatttaaaaagcgtATATAATGTTTACTGTTTCTTCTGCTAGCCGTCAAGAATAATATTTGATTCTTCGGATGTGTTTCTCACATATCAAATAATACCGCGTATAGCAAAGTTTTTTTGTATTTgctgtaaataaataaaatgtaaaataattaaaaagtgGCGTTCGAAAGCTTATTTCTGTGGATGCCCAGCATTTATAATGAATGTTTGAATCGCACTAGATGAGTTTTTATTACGTTACGAATGTGGATTTTTTCAGTTATAAAAACTCTCCCATCGGTTTGATGACCAACTCGTGAATCTGTGAGAGATGTTgaagaaaaatataaataatcgTTTTTCCTCGCTGTGCCGCTGTAAAAACATACTTGAACATTATCTGGCGTCGTGATGGCATAAAGAACCGCCTCCGCAACGTCTTCCGGTTTGAGTTTCGGCATGTATTTCACGATGTCGTTATCATTCGATGTGTGGTTCGCAACGATGTCGCCTTCCACTAACCCCGGACTAATACTCTGCGATTTGTAGTGTAATTATTTATATAGCTGTTACATCGAAAATGATTTGACACCACTTACCGACACTTTTACTTGAGTATCTAAGTATATCAGTTCCTGACGAATACATTCGGTGATAGCTGTGACTGCATATTTGGACGCTGGATACATTCCATTCAATGGCCTCGTCCCGGGAACTGCTTGATGAACTTTATGTCCAAATATACTGTTGATGTTAATAATGTGACCGTAAACGTCGCGCTCCTTCATCGACTTAACGGCTTCTCGAGTACATAGACACAAACCAATGATATTAGTCTCCATCGTTGTGTACAAATCTttagtgttatttttttctgtgaggaGGCACTTTGTGATTACTCCTGCATTGTTGACTAGTAGATCGACACCGCCGTATGTTCCTTCGATCCATCCGAAAGCATGCTTCACGTCGGATTCTTCCGTGATATCACATTCTACACAGTTTAGGTTTCCAGCCACGTCAAACAGACTGGCGCGCAGTTTTTCCACCTTATCCCGTCGTCTGGCTAGCGCACAAACGATCATACCGGCTTTGACAAGTTCCTTCGAGATGGCTCCCCCGATGGCACCACTAGCTCCGGTTACTACTGCCACTTTTCCTTCCCATCGTTTCATTCGTTCTGCTATATTCATGGCTGAAAATCTGCAACGAACATCAACGAATATTGCTATTAATAAGTGATGAATtaatatttcgataatattcAGCTGAATAAATATTACAGGGGTATTCAAATAGTGCTCGTACACAAATATCCAGCTATTAAATACTTAACTCAATTGACGTGTCACGGAAAACACACAATTTACAGTTGGGTAATCGTATACCAGCGCTACGTGAATAGCCCTAATGATTTTCATATTCTTGATGCAAACTAGCTATGCTTTGTTGCGACTTAGAACCGGCGTTAGCGTATTAAAAAAAACCAGCAGATCTCTCTTTTATCTTATTAATTAGGTAGACTTTCACTTGATGTCACAGAATTATAGCAAGGGCAAGCACCCCAGTTCACGATAATAATCACGCTTGTATCTCTGTGGCGCCCCACGCAGCTTCGTGGTTTTGCGTGGCGGAAGCGCCGACTCTGTTTCGACTGTAAGTCTATTGAGTTCGTTGGCTACGGTATCTACTAGAGAAAGTTGTTTCAATTTCGCGTTTAAAACAGTTGTCTTAGCACAGAAGAATAAAAATGTcagaaagcaaaaataaaaaaccgaatAAATGAGTTCAGATTTGCCACGAGATTGAAACGACAAACAGGTTGGATGGTTCTTGTCGGGTGAATATTTATACGTTACAGGCTTACAActgacattttttcaaaaatatttgcccTTTCACCGGGATGACATTTTATCATAACAATGGTAGGAGTATCGTTTGAAGGAAGCGTCTTGGAATAAATCGACTACTGCATTACTTTTATAGCATATTGTAAGTTAGCTAGCAGCATAAAAGGCTTaagcatttttttatttgattttgattCATCGTCATATTAACCTGAAAGTTTTGAACAATTTGATTTCAAAAGGTTGGAAACAGATCAAAATTATAGttagtaaaaaattaaaaaaaaaaatcatttacaaTTAAAGAGAAGCGTGTAATCATGGTAACTTAATAAGAttaaaacatctatgcaaattttcaactcACTCGGGCATTATTTAGTGAACCGCACGGAAATCAAATATCGAAACAACTCGAAGTCACAGAGTGAATTGaatctaaaataataaatatgaaTTAAAAAAACCGAAGTTAGGTAAATTATCAAACGATTAGAAAAATCTTATTCACGATAAATTCAGGATGGTAATAATTTAGTATAGCTCACATCGTTTATTTAATGTTGGAATAATTCTTTGTTGTAATGAATATATTGGCAACAgatgttttattgaaaatgttGGGTAGTCATTGCACGATAAAAACTGCCGCGAAAATAGATGCTTTTGTGTATCTTTGCAAATGATTGCCACTGACGAGTCAATCAACATGTCGCTGTCGCTATAGAAGACAATTAATCAGACTGTGGCAGTGACTCTTTTTGCCAACTAACAAACTGCCTAATTTTGTGCTTCCTCAAAGCCATGTTGTCTCTGCATTTTTCACTCTGAactttcaaaagaaaatatattCGACAGTGAAATTTTAGCTAGCGTCTTTCACACGAAATCGACATGATGCCAAAACAATATGACTAATGGAAAGCCAAGCTTTTTGTAGTAATT encodes:
- the LOC129721237 gene encoding farnesol dehydrogenase-like isoform X2, whose amino-acid sequence is MNIAERMKRWEGKVAVVTGASGAIGGAISKELVKAGMIVCALARRRDKVEKLRASLFDVAGNLNCVECDITEESDVKHAFGWIEGTYGGVDLLVNNAGVITKCLLTEKNNTKDLYTTMETNIIGLCLCTREAVKSMKERDVYGHIININSIFGHKVHQAVPGTRPLNGMYPASKYAVTAITECIRQELIYLDTQVKVSSISPGLVEGDIVANHTSNDNDIVKYMPKLKPEDVAEAVLYAITTPDNVQIHELVIKPMGEFL
- the LOC129721237 gene encoding farnesol dehydrogenase-like isoform X1, which produces MPEFSAMNIAERMKRWEGKVAVVTGASGAIGGAISKELVKAGMIVCALARRRDKVEKLRASLFDVAGNLNCVECDITEESDVKHAFGWIEGTYGGVDLLVNNAGVITKCLLTEKNNTKDLYTTMETNIIGLCLCTREAVKSMKERDVYGHIININSIFGHKVHQAVPGTRPLNGMYPASKYAVTAITECIRQELIYLDTQVKVSSISPGLVEGDIVANHTSNDNDIVKYMPKLKPEDVAEAVLYAITTPDNVQIHELVIKPMGEFL